A stretch of DNA from Lycium ferocissimum isolate CSIRO_LF1 chromosome 4, AGI_CSIRO_Lferr_CH_V1, whole genome shotgun sequence:
ATTCTTGAGCGATTTAGGATGAAAGACTGCAAACCAATAGATACTCCCGTAGCTAAAGGTGAAAGTTTGAGCCTTGAAATGTGTCCCACAACTCAAAGTGAAAAAGTAGCCATGAAGAGGGTCCTATATTCAAGTGCAATTGGGAGTTTAATGTACGAAATGTTGTGTACACGTCCCGATATTTGTTATGCAGTTGGTCTTGTAAGCAGTTATCAATCCAATCCAGGACAAACACATTGGAAAGCTATTAAGAGAATCTTGAGATACTTGAGGGGCACTGCTGATTATAAACTATGTTACCAAGGAAGTGACTTACAATTGGAAGGTTACTCTGATGCTGACTGGGGCGGAGACTTAGATGAAAAAAGTCCACTTATGGTCATATATTCTTGCTTAATAATGGTACCATTTTGTGGAGTAGCAAGAACCAAACATGCATAGCTTTGTCAACTATGGAAGCAGAGTTTGTCCCATGTTCTGTACCAGTACAAGAAGTTGTATGGCTAAAGAGATTCATGGAACATTTAGGGATCGTTGACAAGCCAATGGATCCAGTGAATCTCTTTTGTGATAGCCAAGCAGCCATAGCTTATACAAAAGATCCCAGATATCATAGTAAGACTAAGCACATACATACAAAATATAACTTTGTTAGAGACATCATAGCACATAAGGAAATCACTCTACAGTACATTTCAACACACAAAATGGTGGTTGATCCCTTGACGAAGCCATTACCTAGGGATGTGATTATTGAGCATGTGAAATCTCTAGGCTTGCATAAATTATTGAGTGTtgtatttccttatttgaatatttttttaatacaataCTTGAATACTTCTTTTTGGAAGAATACACATATTTGTTTGTTTCATGAATATTCCAATCATATTTGTTAATTGGCACATTCATAATATTAGAGTATGTCGTACAAGATGATAAGGTTGGCTTTCTCACATGACCAACCGCCTTGGGCGCTTATGAGGAGCGAGCCAAGATGAGACATTTATGTTTTTATAGCTAAAAGGACAGTTAACAAACGTCATAATGCGAGAAAGAACACATCATTTAATGTCGCCCTAATGGATAACTAGGATGAGATCTTAAAGAAATGTTAAGAGAAAGGATCGAATTATGGATTCCCACCATTCATAATACCTGTAGCCAGATGTGAGATCTCCTCTTGAGACCATGAGAGGCTAGCAGAGTGGTAGAACTCAAGTAAGGTAAATGATTTACCTGGACCAAGATCTGTacagtgtaagaaaagaaaattgacTTACACTCTGATAATTAGAGTTACGCTGTAGCATGCATTTCACACTGCTGTGAGCATGCATTTCACACTGCATGCGCTTTATAATCGCGAATTGAGGGGTAAGTGAATGAACCCTGCTTCATTACTGTGTGAGACACAGAAAGGAATTAAATCTTTTTGTTGGTGCCCTTATGACTTTGACAATATCATGAGGTGATTGGGTTAGTGTATGCTACTTTAGTATGCATCCAAAGGTTATGATAATACGACCTAAAGGAGTATGCTAGGAACGTAGCTAATCTTGATCTTAATGATATGTCGGCGAAAGGAAGCTatgtcaaatatatacatattatgctTATGTCTTAGACCGGTCCATTATGAATCCTGTTTTTGATGGCATCAGAAGTGTGGACACAAGACATATTTGAAATGAGAACGACACGAGAGTTAGAGAAGCCGTATGTATATAGACATGTCTAGGGCATCCTGGACACTttatataacatgatatgatatcATAATAAAAGGGTTGTAGACTCTCATACTGATCCGGAAAAGAAATTCTAGTTTAAGAGCTCCCACAATTAGTGTCCAAGTGGTCACGGCAACACACTATGTATGAAAATCTAAAAggatgtttattttcaaaaaagctacatatgtgattcatccCATTATGTGTGAGTGGTAGATGTTAGAACTAATGTAACTCCACCCTTAATGGATGAATGCATAAGTTACTCTTCACATGAATGTTGTTCATGAATGGAGCAAAGTTTAACTCCATAATAACTCCCTAGTTGATGGAAGAAGAGTTATTAAGCTCTTAAAGAAAGTGGGAGTCAAAAGTAGTTTCTTCTACTATAAAAAGAGATGACTTTGAGGTCATTCTACACACACAATTTGAGAGAAAAACATCCTTAGATTAGAGTGTAGTTGTTGTGGACAATTTACAAGAATCCACAAGTGATCTTGTAAGAAACCGTTTGGCAATTGGTGTTAGCAACATACATCGATCCtagagaaaaaggtatgtattattCCGCATAAATCTCCGAGTTCAATTCCTTCAATATGCTAAAAATCCTGTCTCTTTTAGTTGTAAAACCAAAAGCATAAAACTTGTGTTGATTGATTCTCTCTTTAGCTTCCGTTTGATTATAGATTTTgaaagcctttaaaaaaaaaattgaaaacatttTTTGTCCAGAGAACACTTTTAGCGTGAGATTTTTCATCCACTcacaaaactttaaaaaaaaaaaaaaagtaaaatgcaCGTTCAATAacttcaaaaatgatttttcaacatgactttaacttttttttttttcaaatttcacaaatCTATAACTAAACACTAGCTTAGTTTATGGCTTTCTTGTCCGCCGCGCTGTCCTTGCTGTAGtccaattcattttttttccctctcacATCAAAGATCGGTGGTTCAACAAATGCGCCTGTAGTCAATTCGACTGGGGCATATATttccatttcattcattttatattaattccttttttttttttgacaattttcaCAATTAGAAgccattgctttttttttttttaatcttttttttcttcttaccCTTAAAATTCGGAATTTTGTTCTTGCAAAATCAAATGCTGTGACTGTGAGAGAAAGGTTGGACGAATTGGAGGTGGAAAATAACTTTAAAGATAATAGGgggtttttaattatttttttttattaaatatctGTTAAACTGTTCAACGGTTTGCAACATTCATACATAGACTATGTGGAATTGTTATTATGTCTAAACTACTATAATATTCGCTACTTAAAATTCTCTGAAGTGCTAAGTGACGTGAGAACTAAAAATTAGCTAAAAAAGAATAGCTACATGACATTATAAAGAGTAGTTTCACTCtctgggaatttttttttcttataaagtTATATGTAGTGAGAAAggttggaaaaataatttcaaagtcCTCTGGATAATAGTTGatttaaaaaaggaaattaagaGCATAAAGCAGCTCATGAGGCAAACAGACGATGGAAGTAACAATTCCTTTTTACCGTTTAAAGAGCTACtaaggtcaatttttttttttttttttttttaaacccaggAAAGCCGCGTACCGCTACCTTCCAGGGTCTGACAAGATTTGGATAAATAATGCAAACCTCACAGTGAAATAGCCTGCAAACCTCACAGGGGTATAAACGCGCACCAGCAGCCCGCGCGACAGCGCTCGACCTGAGAAGGCATTAGGGGGGTTCGAACCCGCGATCTCCCTTAGGGAGGCCTCCCCTCAAACCAACTCAGCCACACCCGAAGGCGCTACTAAGGTCAATTTTGATATTGTCATATGTATCTAGTTTATGATTTATCTTTTCCAATATTGTATATAGGACATTTCAAAATTGTTGAATAACTCTTAATATTTATTAAACTCTCGAGTATTTAAGTTCTGATGTATGTGCTTATTGCCAAGTTACCTTTTCTAttgttttactccctccgtcacaATTTATGTGTGGTGTTTAACTggagttttaaaaaaagaattacaattttataatctatatataatataaagctaggcatagacaaggtgatgtggcacctctcgcCGCCTAGACTacaatttatcttttttctcctttttttggtcatttctcttatttttcatgtcaaaTAATGTAATAATTCTCATCCGCTTGGAAGTAATTTGACTTGCATTTATAAGCTTACATATTGAGGTTACTAAGtttttaaaaaccttttttttttttttttttatgtatatgaaaattgttacttcttatattaaaaaaaaatcttcaagaactatcatttcataaattcattgACGATGTCTTAGCCTTCGCTAGTaatttaaatatagaaagatgtcatattttgattaaaaaaagtatcatataaattgaaacaaaaaaataataccttTTTCTATTGCCactaatataatgaataaattaACCTAAGTGTGTTTTTTATAAATGTCTGGtccttttacaaaaaaaataaaaaatgtgtgGTCAATCAAGCGCTAGAGTGAGAGTATTCTATCTGAAATAGGAATATTAACCTGGAAAACCACATAAATTCACAAAATCATTGATGGGCCAAATCCAGGTTGGAACAATGGATATGTTTGGTGTTTTTATTTATGGAATACAAATGACCACGTAGGCTGAATCACAGCCGTTACTTAATTGTGGCAACAGTAAATTGACGATGATGGGTCGAGGTCACGTGTGGTAAAAATCTACTGACTGATAAGAGTAGCTTTACCTTCGCCTTTGTAAAAAAATCTAACGGCAAGAAAAACCCACGGGCCGTTTGTGTTAGACTTTGCCCTTTCAATGAAAGAGACGTTCAAAGATTGAAACGCAATATCAGCTTTTTGTGTAATTACGTCAAGTTAGATGCTACTCCTTGGATAGGTCGAAGGGctacatttttttgtttttcgttTTTTTGATAGTCCATCCGTCTccatttatgtgatatagtttgattaagtgaagaatttagaaaaaaaagaattttttttaaacccgtAGTCTAAAACAAgacataaatatttgtgtgactgtaaatcatttcattaagcgtaaaaaaaaaattatttctaaatatgaaatgcataattctttttctctaaaaaagaaaaaatgtatcAAGTAAATGGAAACGGAAAGACTATTCACTTTAAACCCTCGATTAATAAATTAATGCAATCATTGAATTCGacttttgttgttgttaagcGTATGGAGTATTTTATTCtcatatctttttatattttaagattttaaaattatattttagttttaataGCATGCACTTGTAATCGTACAAATTTGCTCCTCTAAATCAATTTATATCATCACAAAATTTTGAACATACCTTTTTTTCCTAGAAACTTATAAATTTAAACATATCATAATATGtgtttaattataattttttttaaacttatgatcttaaatatatcataatatatgtGTAGCTataaaaagatttattaaatAGTAAACTAAaacttttatgtttatatattttttaatgtaGAAACGTATCATTATCTTAGGAATGGACTAATAAGGTAAGTAGGTCAAGATAAAGCAAGTatgttaaaatatatatttaaatgacaaatttgaaaaatatttgacatGTATTTTAACAAAATCTTTTCTCAGTTTTCAAGGAATAAAATACtgttatataaaatatataaatttaaacaTTGGGTGCTAATAACGTCAcataaaaactgcttttgtCTCTCCTTTTTCTGTGGTTCCGTTTCTTTGACCATTGACTGGAATCTGTATCCACCTTTTTTCGACTTTTCATGCACTGCACATTCCCCCTATTTATACCCttcctctcctctctctcaGCAACCCTAAAATCCACAAACTTTAAGAATATATTGACCTTTTTACATGGCTGAAAAAACACAAcagatttcttcttcttctttaggTGACAGGCAAAAACCAAGCAGGTTACAACGGCTCTCGCCAGCCTCGATAAAAGTAGAACGAGTAACTGATTGGAAAGTTGCGATACCGCTTTTATCGCCGTTGATTACTTCTCCAACTTCACCTGAATCGGATAACTTGAAAGCAGCGATAAATGCTTTTTCGAGTTCGGTTGTTAAGGAAGATGTGAGAAAAGACAAGACAGAGAATGCGGTTATGATGTTTAAGAATTGGCAGCATCCTGCCGCCCCGTTTTGTTATGAGCCAGTGGCTCCGTTGGTGCCTTTTGTAGGAAGTGCTGATAGACGATGAGGATTGATAGATGTAGTTTTGGCTTATGTAACGTGTAGGTTTTTTAGCGTTCTAAATAGAGTACTTTGTTAATAGTTATCTCTAGTGTTTTTAGAAATTTTTCGTCTTAGGATGAAACAATTCTGTACAATTAACAAGTTttggttacttatgaaaaaGGATACCATTGAGCAAAATCGATTTTTGCAACACcccacaacccccccccccccccccccccccccccaaaaaaaaaaacttcaaattttgatAAGGAACTTGGAGTGGATTATAGTCGtcgaattataatttttaaactaatttattttatccgagaggtgggataaaataacaaTTTGATATGATGGGATATTTAAGTTTGGGATTAACAATTTATACTTTGTGTGGTTAAAAggtaaaaatttatttcttcaa
This window harbors:
- the LOC132054447 gene encoding uncharacterized protein At4g14450, chloroplastic-like, with product MAEKTQQISSSSLGDRQKPSRLQRLSPASIKVERVTDWKVAIPLLSPLITSPTSPESDNLKAAINAFSSSVVKEDVRKDKTENAVMMFKNWQHPAAPFCYEPVAPLVPFVGSADRR